The genomic window CTACGCCGACGACCAACTCATGACCGAGATGCGGAAAGCGGCGCATCCGTATCGGAGTTATGACCCGTCGGGCAGGGGTGGTGCGGCGACGCTCTATCAGGGGTCGTGGCTGATGGCCGACACCATCCCGACTCTCTTCGGATACCACGGCAACGAGAGCCGCTTCTTCGACGAGCTCTTCGGTGGCAAGAACGACTGGCCGAACCAGTTCGCCCCGACGCTGCTCGACCTATACGCGGTGAAGTACATCGTCGCCAACCAGGACGTGGCGAAGGCGTTTCCGGGATACCGTCAGACCCTCGGCCCGGTCTCGTTTTCAAGCACGATGGGTCGGGCCGCCCTGGCCGGGTACCTCTTTGAACGGGACAGCACGGCGCAGTGGGTGCGAATTGTCCCGGGCGCCGTAAAGGTCCCCGACGCCCAGATCATCCCGACGGTGGTCGACCCGCGCTTCCCGGTGAGCCGAGTGGTGCTGTACGACGACACGACGACGGTGCCGGGGGTCCAGACGGGGCAGGCGATCCCCGAACCTTCCCCGGTCACGGCGGCGTTGTCGAGTTGGGAACCTGGCGCGATGAAAGTCGTACTGAGCGGCAGCGACCCGAAGACCACCTACCTGCTGGTGGCGGAGAACTGGTATCCGGGGTGGACGGCGGCAATTGACGGCACGCCGGCCCCGACGCTCCGGGCCAACCACGCGATGCTCTCGGTGGCGGTGCCGCCGGGCGCCAAGGAAGTGACGCTGCGCTACGAGACGCCGGGGTACGGGACCGGCAAGTTGATCACCCTGGGGTCGCTCGCCGGAGCACTCCTGCTGCTGGCGGCCGGACGATTCCGGCCGCGGACCATGAATGCCTGAACGTGCGCTGGTGGTGGTGCCGACCTACAACGAACGCGAGAACCTCCCCCAGATCGTCCCGGCGATCCTGGCGCAGGACCCGCGTCTCGAGGTCCTGGTCGTCGATGATGGCTCCCCTGACGGGACCGGGCAGCTGGCCGACGCGATGGCGGCGGCCGACCCGCGGGTCCACGTGCTGCACCGAACCGCCAAGCAGGGACTGGGGCGCGCCTATCTGGCCGGCTTCACCTGGGCGCTCCCGAAGGGGTACGACTTCATCTTCGAGATGGACGCCGACTTCTCGCACGACCCGAAGGCCCTGCCGGCCTTCCTGACCGCGATCCAGGACGCCGATCTGGTCCTGGGCTCCCGGTATGCCACCGGGGTGAACGTCATCAACTGGCCGATGAGCCGGTTGCTGCTCTCCTGGTTCGCCAACAAGTACGTCCACTGGATCACTCGGCTGCCGCTGACCGACGCCACCGGCGGCTTCAAGTGCTTCCGGCGGGAGGTCCTGGCGGCGATCCCGTTCGACGAGGTGCGTTGCAACGGCTACGCCTTCCAGATCGAGATGTCGTACCGGACCTACTGCAAGGGTTTCCGGCTCAAGGAGATCCCGATCATCTTCGTCGACCGGGTCGAGGGGCAGAGCAAGATGGACAAGCGGATCGTCCGCGAGGCGGTCTGGATGGTCTGGTGGCTCAAGCTCCAGGCAATGCTCGGGAGGCTCAAGTGAGTGTGGTCTTCTTCAAGCTGACGGGGTCGGGAAACGACTTCGTCATGGTCGATGGTCGGTCCACGACCCCGGCCGACTGGCCGGTCGAGCGCATCCGGGCCATCTGTGACCGTCGGGACGGAATCGGGGCCGACGGCTTCGTGATCCTGACCCCGGTCGGGCCGGACGCCGTGGAGATGACCTTCTACAACTCCGACGGCTCGGCGGCCCCGATGTGTGGGAACGCCGCCCTCTGCTCGACCCGGCTGGCCGCCCACCTCGAGATGGCCGATCCGGCAGGGATGACCCTGGTCACCGGCGCGGGGAGCTTCCGGACCCGATGCGTCGGGGAAGGGCACATGGCCGAGCTCAATCTGCCGGACACCGACGTGCCGGTCGAGACTGGAATTCCACCCCTGGCAGGGGAGGGGTGGGTCCGTCTGGGGCGTGTGGGGGTCCCGCACCTGGTCGTCATGACAGAGGACGTGGCGGCGGTCGACATCCCGACCCGCGGCCGGGAGCTCCGGTTCCACGAGCGGGCCGGAGTCGGCGGGGCCAATGCCAACTTCGTTTCGCGGACCTCACGTTCTACTGGAAGTGGAGCCTCGAAAGTGGATGAACCGCAGTGGGCTGTGCGGACGTACGAGCGTGGGGTCGAGGCAGAAACGATGGCCTGTGGGACCGGCACCGTGACCGCCGCGTTGGCGATTGCGGCCCTCGGATTGGACCAGCTGCCGCTCCGGTTCCGGACCGAGAGTGGCCGACTGTTGGCGGTGAATGCGACGATCGAGGGGAGCCGGGCGACCCAGATCTGGCTCTGCGGGGAGGGCCGCTTGGTGGCCCGAGGGGTCTGGCTGGACGTGTGACCACCACCAACGGAGGATTCCGATGATCTGCATCTATGTGGCCACCAACCAGATCGAGGCCGACCTGATTCGACTGGAACTCGAGGCCGCCGGCATTCCGGCGACCATCAAGGCCGGCCCGACGCCGATGGGGTCGGGGCCATATCCCGAGATCTGGGTGTCGGCCGCCCAGGAGCTCGAGGCGATGGAAATCGTGGCGGAACTGGAGGCCGGGGACGCCGATGCCACGGGGACGTCGGAAGAACTGACGCCCTGAGCGGAGCTCGGCGCAGGGAGAAAAGGGCCGCCGCGTGGCGGCCTTTTGCGTGCTCGAAGGTGACCAGTGGCCGGTGACCAGTGACCAGTCACCTGTAACCAGGAACTGTCAGACTGTGTCGAGAGGGGTGGGCTGGAAGGGGGTCCGTCTTCCGGGTCACGGGTTACTGGTTACTGGTCACGCGGCAGTGCATGTCGTTCTGATGGGGAGGTCTCGAGTTTTCCCCACTTATCCTCATGACGACTTAACATAATACATCTTATACGTCATATTCATCCCACAGAAATACCCCCACCACCAAACAAACCTAAGGCGTTATCTGCCATACTGTTATGGCGCTAGCCAACAAACATTCCCCGCCACAATCGCACCCTGTAATGTCCCCGAGCGAGCGTTCCCTCTTTCGCCGCCCCGCCGTCCTGTCGAGATTCCCGGCCTCGGCCGTCATCATGGTGACGGCCCCGGAATCGCCGCGGTCGCACCCCGACCATGACCAGGAGCTCCCCGTGCAGCAGTACCTCCTCATCCTTCGTGAGAACCCCGCCGCCTTCGAGCACATCTCTCCGGCCGAGATGCAGGCGATCGTCGAACGCTACGTGGCCTGGGGGCACTCCCTCGCCGAGCGAGGCGTCATGGCCGGCGGGATCAAGCTGGCCGACGAGGGCGGCCGGCACGTCCGGACCGTCGGGGTGACCGACGGCCCGTACGCCGAGACCAAGGAGGTCGTGGGAGGCTTCTTCGAGGTCCTGGCCGAGGACTACGACGGCGCCGTGGCACTCGCTCAGGAATGCCCCCACCTCGACTATGGCTGGATCGAGGTCCGCCGAGTGGAGACCACGCCCTGACCCCCGCGCGGGAACGCGAGGTCGACCACCTCGTCGAGCGGCTCTTCCGCACCCTCGCGGGACAGCTGACCGCCGGGGTGGTCCGCATCCTGGGCCCCTCCCGGATCGACCTCGCCGCCGACGTGGTCCAGGAGACGATGCTCCGGGCCCTCCGGACGTGGCCCTTCCATGGGATCCCCGACGTCCCGGCCGCCTGGCTGATGCGGACCGCGCGCAATCGCGCCGTCGATCTGGTGCGACGTGCCCGACTCGGCGAGGAGCTCGAGTCTCGCATCGCCCATCATTTTACTTCACTAGTGGACGATAGCGGTGGCGACCGACGAGAGGACACGCTTCACCTGATGCTCGCGTGCGCCGATCCCGGCCTGCCGGTCGACGCCGTCGTGGCCATCCTGCTGCAGGCAGTCGGCGGCCTCGGCTCCAGGGAAATCGCCCGGGCCATGCTCCTCCCCGAGGCGACCGTGGCGCAGCGGATTGTCCGGGCCAAGAAACGGATGCGCGAGTGGCCAGCAGATGAGGAACTCTTCGCCCGGCCCCTCGAAGAGCTCGCCCAGCGACGCGACGTGGCGCTCCGCGCGATCTACCTGCTCTTCAACGAGGGGCACAACGCCTCGGAGGGCGACGAGGTCCTCAGGTCGGAACTCGCACGGGAGGCGTTCCGGCTCGTGATGCTGTTGACGAGCGTCCCGGAACTCAACGAGCCGGCGGTCGAGGCATTGGCGGCCCTCATCCTGCTTCATGCCGCGCGCTTCCCCGCACGACAAGGCGACGACGGCAGCCTCGTCCTGCTCGCCGACCAGGACCGCACCCTGTGGGACGAGGTCCTGCTGCAGCGGGGATTTCATCACCTCTCGCGAGCAGCCGAGTCGGACACGCCGACCCGATACCACCTCGAGGCGGCGATCGCGGCCGAGCATGCGAGGGCCGGCTCATTCGAGGCGACCAACTGGAACGGGATCGTCGACTTGTATGGTGGGCTGATGGTCCTCTCCCCGACGCCGGTAGTGCGGACCAACCGCGCCGTGGCGCTGGTGCTCGCTGGCCGGATCGAGGAGGGAGTCGCCGAGCTTGAGGCGACCGCGGAAGAACCTGGTGTCAGCCGATATGGCTGGTTCTTCGCGACCCGCGGATGGCTCCGTGACCGACTCGGGGATGTCGATGGGGCACGGAACGACTATCGGGGGGCTTTGGCTCGGCAACCATCGGCCCCGCATCGTACCCTCCTGATGAGCCGGCTGGCGCGCCTGGAGGCGTGAGCCGTTTTCAGATCGGGGGCGGGCCGTCCTGGGCCACGATATCGACGTCCTTGGTTTCCTTGAGGAACAGCGCGCCGACGATGAGCGTCATCGTGGCGATGGCCACCGGGTAGCGAAGACCGGCGTAGATGTCCCCGGTCGCCGCCACGATCGCGAAGGCGGTGGTCGGCAGGAAGCCCCCGAACCAGCCGTTCCCGATATGGTACGGGAGGGACATCGAGGTATAGCGGATCTTGGACGGGAACATCTCGACCAGCATGGCGGCGATCGGTCCGTAGACCAGGGTGACGTAGAGGACCAGGATCCAGAGGACGAAGACCACCATCGGCCGGTTGATGGCCGCGAGGTCGGCCGTCACCGGATAGCCGGCCCCATCGAGGGCACCGCCGAGCGCCTCCTGGAACACCGGGCGGCGGTCCGCGGCGTCCGGGCCGGCCGCGTCGAAGGAGGCGATCACGGTCGTGCCGACATGGACGACTGCCCCCTCCCCGGCTGGCAGCGCCCGATTCTGGTACGGCACCCCGCGCGCCACGAGCGCCGCCTTCGCCACGTCGCAGCTCGACGTGAACTTGCTGGTGCCCACCGGATTGAATTGGACCGAGCAGTTGGCCGGGTCGGCCGCGACCGTCACCGGCGCCCGGAACTGGGCGGCCTCGAGCGCGGGGTTCGCGTAATGGGTGAGGGCGCGGAACAGTGGGAAGTAGGTCAGCGCCGCCAGCGCACAGCCGAGGAGGATGATCGGCTTCCGACCGACCCGGTCCGACAGCCGCCCAAAGACCACGAAGAACGGCGTCCCGAGCAGCAGCGAGATCGCGACCAGGATATTGGCCGTCTGGGCCTCGACCTTGAGCGTCTGGGTCAGGAAGAAGAGGGTGTAGAACTGACCGGTGTACCAGACCACGGCCTGCCCTGCCGTCAGCCCGAACAATGCCAGAATGACAATCTTCAGGTTGCCCCATTCCGCGAACGACTCCCGCAGCGGCGCCTTCGACCGCGTCCCTTCCGCCTTCATCTGCTTGAAGACTGGCGATTCATCCAGCGCGAGGCGGATCCACACCGAGATGCCGAGGAGCAGGAGCGAGACCAGGAACGGAATCCGCCATCCCCAGGCCTCGAAGGCCTCGGCACCGAGGGCGACCCGGCACGCCAGGATCACCAGCAGCGAGAGGAAGAGCCCCAGCGTCGCCGTGGTCTGGATCCAGGCGGTGTACGCTCCCCGTTGCCCATGGGGGGCGTGCTCGGCCACGTACGTCGCCGCGCCGCCGTATTCACCACCCAAGGCCAGCCCCTGCAGCAGTCGGAGCAGGATCAGGATGACCGGCGCCGCGATGCCGATGGTGGCGTAGCCCGGCAGGATCCCGACGATGAACGTCGAGACCCCCATGATGACGATGGTCACCAGGAAGGTGTGCTTCCGCCCGACCAGGTCCCCCAGGCGGCCGAAGACCAGCGCACCGAACGGTCGGACCGCAAAGCCGGCGGCGAAGGCCAGCAGGGCGAAGATGAAGCCTGCGGTCGGATTCACCCCGGAGAAGAACTGCCGGCTGATGATCGCGGCGAGCGACCCGTAGAGATAGAAGTCGTACCACTCGAAGACGGTCCCGAGGGACGAGGCGATGATCACCCGGCGGGCGTCGCGGGCAGCATCGGGGCACCAAGGGGGAGCGTCGCCGTGGTCACAGGCGGGGCTCGCACGATGTAAGTGGGGGCATGTGCGAGGAAAGGTGGGTCCGGCTCTGGCGTCATGGCAAGCGCCGACTGCCGCCGCGCCATGCCGGGTCGGTAGATTCGGGGATGCCCATTCACTCCCCTGCCCTTCGTGCCCTCCTGGTCGCGATCCTCGGACTGCCCGCTGCGGCGGCTGCCCAGGACGTCCGGCTCGCCAACCAACATCCGACCGTGGTGAAGGCGATGGCCTCGATGCAGCAGCATCAGGCCTGGACCCTACAGCAACAGATCGCCATCTGCGAGATCCCCGCGCCCCCCTTCAAGGAGGCCGCGCGTGGGGAGGACTTCAGGCGGCGGATGATCGCCCTCGGCTACGCCGACACGCGGATCGATGCGGTCGGCAACGTCATCACCCAGCTCGGCACGGGGAGCGGGCCCACCGTGATGGTCGCCGCGCACCTCGACACCGTCTTCCCGGAAGGGACCGACGTGAAGACGAAGCGCACGGGCGACCGGATTGCCGGGCCGGGGATCGGCGATGACTGCCGCGGCCTCGCGGTGCTGCTCACGCTGGCGAAGGTGCTGAAAGAGACCGGACTTACACCCGCCGGCCGGGTGTATCTGGTCGCCAACGTCGGCGAGGAGGGGCCGGGCAACCTGCGCGGCATGCGTCACCTCTTTGGCACCGAGTTTCCGGGCACCATCAACTACTTCGTCTCGGTCGACGGTGGTGGTGGCGCGGGGATCGCCTCACGAGCGGTCGGGAGCCATCGGTACACCATTTCCTTCGAGGGGCCCGGTGGTCATTCCTACGGCGCCTTCGGAATGACCAACCCGATGCACGCCATGGGGCGAGCCATTGCACGCATCGCCGACCTGCAAGTCCCGGCAGGACCGTGGACGACGTTCAATGTCGGCGTGGTGCGCGGGGGGACGAGCGTGAACACCATCACCCCGCTGGCGCAGATGGACGTGGACATGCGCTCCGAGTCCGCCGAGAATCTGCTGGAAATGGATCGACGCATCCGTGCCGCCGTGGACACCGCCGTCCGCGAGGAGCTTGCCCGGTGGCCCACGTCGAAAGCGCCGATCACGGTCAAGGTCGACACCATCGGCATTCGCCCGACCGGCGGCCAGCGCGACGATGCCTACATCGTCCGCACGGCCATGGCCGCCGCGAAACTTCTCGACGACGGCCTCGCCTGGACCCCACGCACCAGCGCGGCGAGCACCGATGCCAACATTCCGATCTCCCTCGGCATCCCGGCCATCACCATCAGCGGTGGTGGAGCCGGCGGCGGTGCCCATGGCACCGCGGAGTGGTATCAGGACACCGCCGATGCGTACAAGGGCCCGCAGCTCGCGCTCCTCATTCTCACCGCGCTGACCGGAGTGGGGCGATGACATCCGCTCGCACCCTCGCGACCGCCCTCGTACTCCTGCTCCCCGCATCGGCCCAGGGGCAGCGCGGTCAGGTCGCGATCATCATCGGGACCAGCAGCGGCGAGATCCGCGCGGTCCTCGACAGCGCGAAGGCACCGGTCACCGTGACGAACTTCCTGCGCTATGTCGACGCGGGGTTGTTCACCGGTGGCGCCTTCCATCGGACGGTGACGCCCGAGAACCAGCCGCGCGATTCGGTGAAAATTGAAGTCATCCAGGGCCGAGCACGCCGGACGCAGCCGGACTCCGGCTTCGCGCCGATTCCGCTCGAGCGGACCAGCGTCACTGGACTGCGGCACGGGGATGGGGTGCTCTCGATGGCACGGAGCGGCCCGAACAGCGCCACCTCCGCCTTCTTCATCACGATCGGTGCGCAACCTTCCCTCGACGAGGGCGGCCATCGCAATCTCGATGGTCAGGGCTTCGCGGCGTTCGGGAAGGTGACGGCGGGCATGGACGTCGTGCGCATGATCCAGCAGGCGCCCCACACGGACCAGAACCTGACCCCGGCCATCGTGATTACGGGGATTCGCCGCGCGGCCGGTCGCTAGCTACCGGCGCGCCTCGCTCCGCCAGAAGTCGATCCCGCCGGCCATCTGGCCGACGTCGAGCGCGGCCACGCGCTCCAGGCGCCGCAGGTCGATCATCTCGAGTGTCCCCGGCTCGCTGCCGTACCCCTCGACCGAGATGAAGGCATAGCGGTCATCGTCGCTGACCACGGCCCCGTGGGGGAAGCGACGCGTGGTGGGAATCCGCGCCAGCTCACGGCCGCTCGCGACGTCGATGATCGACACCGACTGCGCCCGCTTGTTGGTGGCGATCAGCCGTGTGCCGTCGTGCGTTAAGGCCAGGTTGTAGACGCCCGTGCCCGCCGGGATCCGGCGCGCCAGCGTCCATGACACCACGTCCACGTCGACAATCTCATTGGATGCGTTGCAGGCCACGAAGACGTGCCTGCCGTCCGGCGAGGGCTGGGCCCACGTTGGCGAGCACTTTCCCGCGGCGGGCGCGCCCATCGCGTGGGCAGCCGGGGTGCCCGCCATGCCATGCTCACCACCCTTGGTGAGGATGAAGTGGCGTGCGACGGTGAAGCTGGTCGCGTCGATCTCGACCAGTGCTTCGTCCATCATGCAGGTCGAGTACTGTCGGGTTCCTGCCGCATTGAGGCGCGAGCCGTGGGGCATCGTGCAGGTCTCGACTCGGGCGACCTCGAGCATCTGGTCCGCGGCAACGATCGAGACGGACGACGGCACCATGTCGCCGTGCAAATTGAAGTTGACGACGAAGACATAGTGGCCGTCGGGCGTGACCTGCATCGACGCGGGAAACGAACCGAGCTCGACGCGGCCGAGCTGCGCGCCCGTGGCGGTGTTGTACTTCCAGAGCGAGCCGAACGGTGTCCCGTGCGCGGTGGTCACGAAGAACGTCGCCCCGCCGGGGGCCACCGCGAGCCCATGCGGCCCATCGGGCTCGTTGGGATTGAGTCCGGTGAGCTGGACACGCTCCACCTTCGGCGCCCCCGCCCCGAAACGCGCGAGGGTGATCTGGTCCGTCGCTTCCGCGGCAATCAGCACGAGGTAGTCCCGCGCTGGTGCGGCCGGAGTCACGGGTGCCGGCGCGGGAGCGGGCGGTGCGGCCGCACACCCCAGCGCCAACCCCGCCCCCACCGTCCATCCCCACCGAGTCATGGGACGAGGACGGTGGGTGGTTGCTTCGGCTTCATCCGGATGATCCACAGGCCGTTGTTGTCGTCGTTGACGTACGCGAGCCCGTCGCGCACCACCACACCCCACGTCATCGCGGTGTTCCGGCCGCCGACGGTCCCCTCCATGTCGGCCGTGTTGACGTGCACCATCTCGCGCTGCTGTGCCCGCAGGTCGCCCATCAGTTCACCCGAAATGTCGAAGGCGCGGAAGCCGGCGTTGTACGCACCCATGTAGAGCGTGTCACCAGCGACCCAGACGTTGTGCACGCCGCCATACTCCGGCTCGTACCAGGCCACCGACTTCGGCTGTTCGATGTTGGACACGTCAATCACCTGCAACCGCCCGTAGGCGCGACCGGCGGACGCATCCTTCGCGCCCGCGACCTGGCTCGCCGGGAAGACTTCGTCGGCGATGAAGACGTAGTTCTTGTGGCGCCAGGCCGTGTGCGTCCCGCGGATGAAGCCCGGGCCGCCGCTCGCCTCGACATCGCGATACATCGCGTTGAGGTCGTACTTGTACTGGCTCACCAGCACCGGCTTCGTCGGGGAGCCGCCCTTCATGCCGTTGCCGACGTCAAGGATGACGAGACCGTTGTTCCAGTTCGACAAATAGGCCAGGCCATCCTGGATGTCGAGGTCGTGCAGCGAGTTCCCGGCCATCGGCCCCGGAAAGCGATACTCGGCGACCTGCTTCGGATGGTACGGGTCGTTGATGTCGATGACGTGCAGTGCGCCGGTGCCGTCGTTGGTGATGTAGACGTGCGTGCCGTGCTTCGGCTGCTGGAAGATGAACGCCGAGTGGACGCCGGCCGTCACGCCCTCGGTGAACTCGGCGATGACCTTGGGGTGCGCCGGGTCCTCGAGCGACGCGATCACGATGCCGTTCTTCCGGTCCGACGCCCCTTCCCGCGTGTGCACCATGAACTTGCCGTCTGGCGTTGTCATGATGTCGTTGACGCGACGAGTGTTCGAGACGAGCGAGTCCGTCACGACTGGCGCCCCCGGTGCACTGACGTCGATGGCGTACATCCGATCGCCGCCCCCGCCGGTGCCGAGGTAGAGGTTCTTGCCGTTCGGGTGGAGCCAGACTTCTTCCGTCGTGAAGAGCGTGCGCGGGAGCCTCCCGACCACCTCTGCCTGTCGGCGCACGTCGCGCGGCGTGAGGCGGACGGTGGCGACCGCACTCCGCTCACCCAGGTTGGCGACAATCGTGTAGGTCCCGGCCTCATACCCGACGAACGCCCCATCCGTCGTGATGGTCCCCTGTCCTGGCGACATCGACCAGGTCGGGGTGAGCCCCGCGATGGATGCGCCACCCGTGCTGCGCACGTCGACGCCGAAGTGCAGGACGTCACCGGTCTTCGCGTCGACGGTACCCGGGGTCACCGAGATGCTGCCGATCGGGGCCCGCACCACCTCGATCGGGAACTCCGCGGTGGCAATCCAGCTGTTCACCGAATTGTTGCCCGCATCTCGGGAGAGGGCGGTCCCAGCCCGAATCACCGCCTTCCCTGGGCCGACCGCCGTCACGACGCCGGCCTCGTTGACCCGCGCCACGGCGGGGTTGAGGCTGGTCCAGCGCATCCGATCGCCGGCCCGCGGGTCGTTGTCCTTCGAGAACGCCGTGGCGGTGAGGCCGACGCGCTGCCCGATGGCCAAGCGATTCGGCGCCTTGTCGATCACCACTCG from Gemmatimonadota bacterium includes these protein-coding regions:
- a CDS encoding polyprenol monophosphomannose synthase, which gives rise to MPERALVVVPTYNERENLPQIVPAILAQDPRLEVLVVDDGSPDGTGQLADAMAAADPRVHVLHRTAKQGLGRAYLAGFTWALPKGYDFIFEMDADFSHDPKALPAFLTAIQDADLVLGSRYATGVNVINWPMSRLLLSWFANKYVHWITRLPLTDATGGFKCFRREVLAAIPFDEVRCNGYAFQIEMSYRTYCKGFRLKEIPIIFVDRVEGQSKMDKRIVREAVWMVWWLKLQAMLGRLK
- the dapF gene encoding diaminopimelate epimerase, giving the protein MSVVFFKLTGSGNDFVMVDGRSTTPADWPVERIRAICDRRDGIGADGFVILTPVGPDAVEMTFYNSDGSAAPMCGNAALCSTRLAAHLEMADPAGMTLVTGAGSFRTRCVGEGHMAELNLPDTDVPVETGIPPLAGEGWVRLGRVGVPHLVVMTEDVAAVDIPTRGRELRFHERAGVGGANANFVSRTSRSTGSGASKVDEPQWAVRTYERGVEAETMACGTGTVTAALAIAALGLDQLPLRFRTESGRLLAVNATIEGSRATQIWLCGEGRLVARGVWLDV
- a CDS encoding DUF2007 domain-containing protein is translated as MICIYVATNQIEADLIRLELEAAGIPATIKAGPTPMGSGPYPEIWVSAAQELEAMEIVAELEAGDADATGTSEELTP
- a CDS encoding transcription initiation protein; translated protein: MQQYLLILRENPAAFEHISPAEMQAIVERYVAWGHSLAERGVMAGGIKLADEGGRHVRTVGVTDGPYAETKEVVGGFFEVLAEDYDGAVALAQECPHLDYGWIEVRRVETTP
- a CDS encoding RNA polymerase subunit sigma-70 — translated: MPPPRLWLDRGPPSGDHALTPAREREVDHLVERLFRTLAGQLTAGVVRILGPSRIDLAADVVQETMLRALRTWPFHGIPDVPAAWLMRTARNRAVDLVRRARLGEELESRIAHHFTSLVDDSGGDRREDTLHLMLACADPGLPVDAVVAILLQAVGGLGSREIARAMLLPEATVAQRIVRAKKRMREWPADEELFARPLEELAQRRDVALRAIYLLFNEGHNASEGDEVLRSELAREAFRLVMLLTSVPELNEPAVEALAALILLHAARFPARQGDDGSLVLLADQDRTLWDEVLLQRGFHHLSRAAESDTPTRYHLEAAIAAEHARAGSFEATNWNGIVDLYGGLMVLSPTPVVRTNRAVALVLAGRIEEGVAELEATAEEPGVSRYGWFFATRGWLRDRLGDVDGARNDYRGALARQPSAPHRTLLMSRLARLEA
- a CDS encoding MFS transporter, whose amino-acid sequence is MIIASSLGTVFEWYDFYLYGSLAAIISRQFFSGVNPTAGFIFALLAFAAGFAVRPFGALVFGRLGDLVGRKHTFLVTIVIMGVSTFIVGILPGYATIGIAAPVILILLRLLQGLALGGEYGGAATYVAEHAPHGQRGAYTAWIQTTATLGLFLSLLVILACRVALGAEAFEAWGWRIPFLVSLLLLGISVWIRLALDESPVFKQMKAEGTRSKAPLRESFAEWGNLKIVILALFGLTAGQAVVWYTGQFYTLFFLTQTLKVEAQTANILVAISLLLGTPFFVVFGRLSDRVGRKPIILLGCALAALTYFPLFRALTHYANPALEAAQFRAPVTVAADPANCSVQFNPVGTSKFTSSCDVAKAALVARGVPYQNRALPAGEGAVVHVGTTVIASFDAAGPDAADRRPVFQEALGGALDGAGYPVTADLAAINRPMVVFVLWILVLYVTLVYGPIAAMLVEMFPSKIRYTSMSLPYHIGNGWFGGFLPTTAFAIVAATGDIYAGLRYPVAIATMTLIVGALFLKETKDVDIVAQDGPPPI
- a CDS encoding M20/M25/M40 family metallo-hydrolase, whose translation is MPIHSPALRALLVAILGLPAAAAAQDVRLANQHPTVVKAMASMQQHQAWTLQQQIAICEIPAPPFKEAARGEDFRRRMIALGYADTRIDAVGNVITQLGTGSGPTVMVAAHLDTVFPEGTDVKTKRTGDRIAGPGIGDDCRGLAVLLTLAKVLKETGLTPAGRVYLVANVGEEGPGNLRGMRHLFGTEFPGTINYFVSVDGGGGAGIASRAVGSHRYTISFEGPGGHSYGAFGMTNPMHAMGRAIARIADLQVPAGPWTTFNVGVVRGGTSVNTITPLAQMDVDMRSESAENLLEMDRRIRAAVDTAVREELARWPTSKAPITVKVDTIGIRPTGGQRDDAYIVRTAMAAAKLLDDGLAWTPRTSAASTDANIPISLGIPAITISGGGAGGGAHGTAEWYQDTADAYKGPQLALLILTALTGVGR
- a CDS encoding peptidylprolyl isomerase — translated: MTSARTLATALVLLLPASAQGQRGQVAIIIGTSSGEIRAVLDSAKAPVTVTNFLRYVDAGLFTGGAFHRTVTPENQPRDSVKIEVIQGRARRTQPDSGFAPIPLERTSVTGLRHGDGVLSMARSGPNSATSAFFITIGAQPSLDEGGHRNLDGQGFAAFGKVTAGMDVVRMIQQAPHTDQNLTPAIVITGIRRAAGR
- a CDS encoding YncE family protein; the protein is MTRWGWTVGAGLALGCAAAPPAPAPAPVTPAAPARDYLVLIAAEATDQITLARFGAGAPKVERVQLTGLNPNEPDGPHGLAVAPGGATFFVTTAHGTPFGSLWKYNTATGAQLGRVELGSFPASMQVTPDGHYVFVVNFNLHGDMVPSSVSIVAADQMLEVARVETCTMPHGSRLNAAGTRQYSTCMMDEALVEIDATSFTVARHFILTKGGEHGMAGTPAAHAMGAPAAGKCSPTWAQPSPDGRHVFVACNASNEIVDVDVVSWTLARRIPAGTGVYNLALTHDGTRLIATNKRAQSVSIIDVASGRELARIPTTRRFPHGAVVSDDDRYAFISVEGYGSEPGTLEMIDLRRLERVAALDVGQMAGGIDFWRSEARR
- a CDS encoding Ig-like domain-containing protein; amino-acid sequence: MTVRFVLASGARFEGRVTTDGLVSSGATGRLPISVIASVPGTAPVTERIEVPMLPGAPARVVIDKAPNRLAIGQRVGLTATAFSKDNDPRAGDRMRWTSLNPAVARVNEAGVVTAVGPGKAVIRAGTALSRDAGNNSVNSWIATAEFPIEVVRAPIGSISVTPGTVDAKTGDVLHFGVDVRSTGGASIAGLTPTWSMSPGQGTITTDGAFVGYEAGTYTIVANLGERSAVATVRLTPRDVRRQAEVVGRLPRTLFTTEEVWLHPNGKNLYLGTGGGGDRMYAIDVSAPGAPVVTDSLVSNTRRVNDIMTTPDGKFMVHTREGASDRKNGIVIASLEDPAHPKVIAEFTEGVTAGVHSAFIFQQPKHGTHVYITNDGTGALHVIDINDPYHPKQVAEYRFPGPMAGNSLHDLDIQDGLAYLSNWNNGLVILDVGNGMKGGSPTKPVLVSQYKYDLNAMYRDVEASGGPGFIRGTHTAWRHKNYVFIADEVFPASQVAGAKDASAGRAYGRLQVIDVSNIEQPKSVAWYEPEYGGVHNVWVAGDTLYMGAYNAGFRAFDISGELMGDLRAQQREMVHVNTADMEGTVGGRNTAMTWGVVVRDGLAYVNDDNNGLWIIRMKPKQPPTVLVP